From the Alphaproteobacteria bacterium genome, one window contains:
- a CDS encoding S1C family serine protease, with product MTPQRDWELPAEVRPKAGHTKFDLDRALGSIVHLRTEVPEDAFTASILGTERDGNGVVIRDDGLVLTIGYLIAEAETIWLTTSVGTAVPGHVLAYDHVTGFGLVQPLGRLGVPALQRGSARTARVGDEVITAGHGGNRRALSSQIVAKREFAGYWEYLLDEAIFTAPAHPHWGGAALIDRDGRLLGIGSLLVQGVAESGQQVDCNMIVPIDYFETVFNDLLRLGKVDRSPRPWLGMYTTESDEGPTVVSLARGGPAYRAELRPGDHVLAVADQRVSGLADLYRKIWALGPAGTAIPLTLSREGDTFKVKVGSADRDEFLKKPRLQ from the coding sequence GTGACGCCACAACGTGATTGGGAGTTGCCGGCCGAGGTTCGGCCGAAAGCCGGGCACACGAAATTCGATTTGGACCGGGCGCTCGGCTCGATCGTCCATTTGCGCACCGAGGTGCCGGAGGACGCGTTTACGGCATCGATTCTCGGCACGGAGCGAGACGGCAATGGTGTCGTCATTCGCGACGATGGACTGGTGCTCACGATCGGCTATTTGATTGCCGAGGCCGAGACGATCTGGCTTACCACAAGCGTCGGCACTGCGGTGCCGGGGCACGTGCTGGCTTACGACCACGTGACGGGCTTTGGCCTCGTGCAACCGCTCGGCCGCCTTGGCGTGCCGGCGCTGCAGCGCGGCAGCGCGCGGACCGCTCGCGTGGGTGACGAGGTGATCACTGCCGGCCACGGCGGGAACCGGCGCGCACTTTCCTCGCAAATTGTCGCGAAGCGCGAATTTGCGGGGTATTGGGAATATCTTCTCGACGAGGCAATTTTTACGGCACCCGCTCATCCCCATTGGGGCGGGGCAGCGCTTATCGACCGCGACGGACGGCTCCTCGGTATTGGCTCGCTCCTTGTGCAAGGAGTCGCCGAATCCGGTCAGCAAGTAGACTGCAACATGATCGTGCCGATCGACTATTTCGAGACCGTGTTCAACGACCTTCTGCGACTCGGCAAGGTCGACCGCTCGCCGAGACCGTGGCTCGGCATGTACACAACCGAGAGCGACGAGGGACCGACAGTGGTCAGTCTTGCGCGCGGCGGGCCCGCCTATCGCGCCGAACTTCGGCCTGGTGATCATGTCCTTGCGGTCGCCGATCAGCGAGTCAGCGGACTTGCCGATCTGTATCGCAAAATCTGGGCGCTTGGCCCGGCGGGTACGGCAATTCCGCTCACGCTCTCGCGCGAGGGCGACACTTTCAAAGTCAAAGTGGGCTCCGCCGACCGCGACGAGTTTCTGAAGAAGCCGCGCCTTCAATAG